One window of Mangrovibacterium diazotrophicum genomic DNA carries:
- a CDS encoding L-rhamnose isomerase, whose product MSKTELIKKAYEIAKEQYAALGVDTDAAMKKMSELAISLHCWQTDDVSGTENPDGQLSGGIQATGNYPGKARDINEILADLEKVMSLLPGKQRINVHALYGDFTKGMVDRDAISVEQFQGWIDWCKKMGIGMDFNGSFFSHPKADSGFTLSSKNEEIRKFWVEHLKRSREIANEIGKQLGSPCVLNTWIPDGSKDTPVDRNGMRAQLTKSLDEGFATEYPKENMKDAVESKVFGIGAESMTVGSHDYYLGYAIKNNKMICLDNGHFHPTEVVGDKISSCLQFVDEVLLHVTRPIRWDSDHVVTLNEEIQLIASEIVRNDFMSRVNVGLDFFDASINRIGAYVVGTRAAQKAFLIAMLEPTKALVELEEAGQNFERLAMLEELKTMPFAAVWDYYCLQEGVPTGADYIAEIQQYEKDVLSQR is encoded by the coding sequence ATGAGTAAGACAGAATTGATCAAAAAAGCTTATGAAATAGCTAAAGAACAATATGCTGCACTAGGCGTGGATACTGACGCTGCAATGAAAAAAATGAGCGAATTAGCAATTTCGCTGCACTGCTGGCAAACGGATGACGTGTCGGGTACCGAAAATCCTGATGGTCAATTGTCGGGCGGTATTCAAGCCACCGGTAACTATCCGGGCAAAGCACGTGATATCAACGAAATTTTGGCCGACCTGGAGAAAGTAATGTCTTTGCTTCCGGGTAAGCAACGTATAAATGTACACGCTTTATATGGCGATTTCACAAAAGGAATGGTAGATCGTGACGCGATCAGCGTTGAGCAATTCCAAGGATGGATCGACTGGTGTAAGAAAATGGGAATCGGCATGGACTTCAACGGCTCATTCTTTTCTCACCCAAAAGCCGACAGCGGTTTTACCTTGTCATCAAAAAACGAAGAAATTCGCAAGTTTTGGGTAGAACACCTGAAACGTTCTCGCGAAATCGCGAACGAAATCGGTAAACAATTGGGCTCTCCTTGTGTGTTGAACACCTGGATTCCTGATGGATCAAAAGACACTCCTGTTGACCGTAACGGCATGCGTGCGCAGTTGACAAAATCATTGGACGAAGGTTTTGCAACGGAGTACCCGAAAGAAAACATGAAAGATGCTGTTGAAAGTAAAGTGTTTGGTATTGGTGCCGAATCGATGACAGTAGGTTCTCATGATTACTATTTGGGCTATGCCATCAAGAATAACAAAATGATTTGTTTGGACAACGGTCACTTCCACCCAACAGAGGTTGTTGGTGACAAGATTTCTTCTTGTCTTCAATTTGTTGACGAAGTATTGTTGCACGTAACCCGTCCGATTCGTTGGGACTCTGACCACGTTGTGACTCTGAACGAAGAAATTCAGTTGATTGCTTCAGAAATCGTTCGTAACGACTTTATGAGTCGTGTCAACGTTGGTTTGGACTTCTTCGACGCTTCAATCAACCGGATTGGTGCTTACGTGGTTGGTACACGTGCTGCTCAAAAAGCGTTCCTGATTGCGATGTTGGAGCCGACTAAAGCATTGGTTGAGTTGGAAGAAGCTGGTCAGAACTTCGAACGTTTGGCGATGCTGGAAGAACTGAAAACAATGCCTTTCGCTGCTGTATGGGATTACTACTGTCTGCAGGAAGGTGTTCCGACAGGAGCTGATTACATCGCTGAAATTCAGCAATACGAAAAAGACGTTTTAAGTCAAAGATAA
- the rhaM gene encoding L-rhamnose mutarotase, giving the protein MNRLAFKMYLNEGQKEEYKKRHDEIWPELKKLLKDAGVSEYSIFLDEETNILFAFQKVSGDGGSQDLGKTEIVQKWWAFMADVMKTNPDNSPVSVQLDEVFYME; this is encoded by the coding sequence ATGAATCGCTTAGCATTCAAAATGTACCTGAACGAAGGGCAAAAAGAAGAATACAAAAAACGTCACGACGAGATCTGGCCTGAGTTGAAAAAGCTTTTGAAAGACGCCGGCGTGAGCGAATACTCCATATTTCTGGACGAAGAAACCAATATCCTTTTTGCTTTTCAAAAGGTTAGCGGTGACGGAGGATCGCAGGATTTGGGAAAAACCGAAATTGTGCAAAAGTGGTGGGCTTTTATGGCCGACGTCATGAAAACCAATCCCGACAATTCGCCGGTGAGCGTCCAATTGGATGAAGTTTTCTACATGGAATAA
- a CDS encoding acyl-CoA thioesterase gives MIKGEITLRPRYGEVDQMGYVYHGNYVNYFHQARTELMRELGIEDSKLEAQQVMMPVISMNLQYHRPAGYDELLTIHTIIAEEPITRLNFQFEARNEQNQLVCSADSTVVFVDSKTRKPMRIPEFVKEKFDQLFAVKMA, from the coding sequence ATGATTAAAGGAGAAATAACCCTGCGCCCTCGTTACGGCGAAGTCGACCAAATGGGCTACGTGTACCATGGGAACTACGTCAATTACTTTCACCAGGCTCGTACCGAATTGATGCGCGAATTGGGAATTGAAGACAGTAAACTGGAGGCACAACAAGTTATGATGCCGGTCATCAGTATGAATTTGCAATATCATCGACCTGCCGGTTACGACGAACTGCTGACAATTCACACCATTATTGCTGAAGAGCCCATCACTCGGTTGAATTTTCAGTTTGAAGCACGGAACGAGCAAAACCAGTTGGTGTGTTCGGCTGACTCAACCGTTGTTTTTGTTGACAGTAAGACCCGGAAGCCCATGCGAATTCCGGAATTTGTAAAAGAAAAATTCGATCAACTCTTTGCTGTAAAAATGGCATGA
- a CDS encoding iron-containing alcohol dehydrogenase — protein sequence METAKRIYLPPLSLVGPNALQELKEDLKTSSYKQVLFVTDPMLVQIGLAAKVEEILKEAGLKYLIFDQVKQNPTVSNVNEGLKVYQDNNCDAIVTLGGGSPQDCGKAIAILATNGGDIESYEGIHKSAKKSAPLIAINTTAGTASEITINYVITDEKRKVKMVMVDKNCLVDIAVNDPVLMVNMPKGLTAATGMDALTHAVEAYVTAGAYDWSDTLALKAIKLIGESLRDAVADGQNMEARNKMAWGQFIAGQAFSNCGLGYVHSMAHQLGAVYDLPHGVCNAVLLPYVEEFNAPVCGDKFRDVAEALGVDTTGMSTEEANNAAIGAIKKLSAHVGIPTGLKELGAKPEDFETMAKKALADVCTGGNPRSVNLEETVKIYEAAY from the coding sequence ATGGAAACTGCAAAACGCATTTATTTACCTCCTTTGAGCTTGGTTGGCCCGAATGCCTTGCAAGAACTGAAAGAGGATCTTAAAACGAGTTCATACAAACAAGTTTTATTTGTAACCGACCCGATGTTGGTGCAAATTGGCTTGGCAGCAAAAGTTGAAGAAATCCTGAAAGAAGCAGGTTTGAAATACTTGATTTTCGACCAGGTAAAACAAAACCCGACTGTCTCGAATGTTAACGAAGGCTTAAAGGTTTATCAAGATAACAATTGCGACGCTATCGTAACTTTGGGGGGTGGTTCACCTCAGGACTGCGGTAAAGCAATTGCTATTCTGGCAACAAACGGTGGCGACATCGAATCTTATGAAGGTATTCACAAATCAGCTAAAAAATCGGCTCCGTTGATCGCAATTAACACAACGGCCGGAACAGCCAGCGAAATCACCATCAACTACGTAATTACTGACGAAAAACGGAAAGTGAAAATGGTGATGGTTGACAAAAACTGTTTGGTTGACATCGCTGTTAACGACCCAGTTTTGATGGTGAACATGCCGAAAGGCTTGACCGCTGCAACCGGTATGGATGCATTGACTCACGCTGTTGAAGCTTATGTAACTGCCGGTGCTTACGATTGGTCGGATACCCTGGCTTTAAAAGCAATCAAATTGATTGGTGAAAGTTTGCGTGACGCTGTTGCCGACGGGCAAAACATGGAAGCCCGCAACAAAATGGCCTGGGGCCAATTCATCGCCGGACAAGCTTTTTCAAACTGTGGTTTAGGTTACGTACACTCCATGGCTCACCAGCTGGGCGCTGTTTACGATTTACCTCACGGTGTTTGTAACGCAGTTCTTCTTCCTTACGTTGAAGAGTTTAATGCTCCGGTTTGCGGCGATAAATTCCGCGATGTTGCTGAAGCTTTAGGTGTTGACACAACAGGTATGTCGACTGAAGAAGCCAATAACGCAGCGATTGGTGCCATCAAAAAATTATCTGCTCATGTTGGTATTCCAACAGGTTTGAAAGAATTGGGTGCTAAACCTGAAGATTTCGAAACAATGGCGAAAAAGGCATTGGCTGACGTTTGTACCGGCGGAAATCCCCGCTCGGTGAATTTGGAAGAAACTGTGAAAATTTACGAAGCAGCTTATTAA
- a CDS encoding FAD-dependent oxidoreductase yields the protein MTTSKKIIVIGGSAAGPKAAARARRMDEFAEITMFQKGPDLSMASCGFPYYVGGFFDDRNKLLCTPTGVVRDPNFYWNAKGIVCKINTEVTKIDRAKKQIEYKDLLTGETGTQGYDKLVIATGATANMPPIPGINLDGITTLQSMQDADYLRKIRDEKKIQKAVVIGGGLIGIETLEALHLAGIELTMIELLPQLLTFLDWKMAKLVENYLKSKANVVTKNGVSEFIGEHGKLTGVKLQNGTEIPCKLAVVAIGVRPRVDLAKAAGLEIGKLGGIIVNEYMQTSDPDIYAAGDCCEIPNLITGKNVLAPYGDLANLEGRAAGENIIKGNVATFPGTIQTGVCKIFDYGVGITGLSEAKAIDADIDYVKAVNASPDKPGFMDGKLLFTKLVAEQKTGRILGAQCLGPGDVSKQLAIWATAIKGKLTVDDMVNADLPYAPPFSLAIDHSIATAHILQNKMHGLFDGISALDLKTMLDSGEDLYILDVRGADEYEQTRLGVGETLIPLGVLRKRINELPADKNKTIVTYCKISLRGYEAAMLIKAHGYTNVKVMEGGIAGWPFEKEK from the coding sequence ATGACTACAAGCAAGAAAATAATCGTTATTGGCGGCTCAGCTGCAGGTCCGAAAGCTGCTGCCCGCGCACGACGCATGGACGAATTTGCCGAAATAACCATGTTTCAGAAAGGCCCCGACCTGTCGATGGCTTCCTGTGGCTTTCCGTATTACGTGGGCGGATTTTTTGACGACCGCAACAAATTGCTTTGTACTCCGACCGGCGTGGTTCGCGACCCTAATTTTTACTGGAATGCCAAGGGAATTGTTTGCAAGATTAACACCGAGGTAACGAAAATAGATCGGGCTAAAAAGCAGATTGAATACAAAGATTTGCTGACCGGTGAAACCGGCACGCAGGGATACGACAAGCTGGTTATTGCGACCGGAGCAACAGCGAATATGCCGCCAATTCCGGGAATCAACCTTGATGGCATCACGACACTGCAATCGATGCAGGATGCCGACTACCTGCGTAAAATCAGGGACGAAAAGAAAATACAAAAAGCAGTTGTGATCGGTGGCGGCTTAATCGGCATCGAAACCCTGGAAGCCCTTCACCTGGCCGGGATTGAACTGACAATGATTGAACTTCTGCCGCAACTCCTCACCTTCCTCGACTGGAAAATGGCGAAGCTGGTTGAAAATTACCTGAAATCGAAAGCCAATGTGGTGACTAAAAATGGTGTTTCTGAATTCATTGGAGAGCATGGAAAACTGACCGGTGTTAAACTCCAGAATGGCACAGAAATACCTTGCAAACTGGCGGTTGTAGCCATCGGCGTACGTCCCCGTGTTGATTTAGCGAAAGCCGCCGGGCTGGAAATTGGCAAGCTTGGAGGCATCATTGTCAACGAGTACATGCAAACCAGCGACCCTGATATTTACGCTGCCGGCGACTGCTGCGAAATTCCCAACCTGATTACCGGCAAAAATGTTTTAGCCCCTTACGGCGACCTGGCGAACCTGGAAGGTCGTGCAGCCGGCGAAAACATCATCAAAGGAAACGTAGCGACTTTTCCGGGAACGATCCAGACCGGAGTTTGTAAGATATTTGATTACGGCGTAGGAATCACCGGCTTATCGGAAGCCAAAGCGATTGATGCTGACATTGACTATGTAAAAGCGGTCAATGCCAGCCCCGACAAACCGGGCTTTATGGATGGTAAACTGCTGTTCACCAAGCTGGTTGCAGAACAGAAAACCGGGCGAATTCTGGGTGCGCAATGCCTTGGTCCGGGCGATGTGAGCAAACAACTAGCCATTTGGGCAACAGCAATCAAAGGAAAATTAACGGTTGACGACATGGTGAATGCCGATCTGCCGTACGCACCACCCTTTTCACTGGCAATCGACCACAGTATCGCAACGGCTCATATCCTTCAAAACAAGATGCACGGTCTGTTTGATGGCATCTCGGCGCTCGATCTGAAAACAATGCTCGATAGCGGCGAAGACCTCTATATTCTCGATGTTCGGGGAGCCGACGAATACGAACAAACCCGTCTTGGCGTTGGTGAAACACTGATTCCACTGGGCGTTCTCAGGAAACGCATCAACGAACTTCCCGCCGACAAAAACAAAACGATCGTTACCTATTGTAAAATATCCCTGCGCGGCTACGAAGCAGCGATGCTAATAAAGGCACATGGCTACACCAACGTGAAAGTGATGGAAGGTGGAATTGCCGGCTGGCCGTTCGAAAAAGAAAAATAG
- a CDS encoding EFR1 family ferrodoxin (N-terminal region resembles flavodoxins. C-terminal ferrodoxin region binds two 4Fe-4S clusters.), whose amino-acid sequence MESINSIYFSPTHTTKTIANTLANDLCSNLVNQINLTKSDFEINTDQFNADSISIIGMPVYSGRLPLDAVVRFLNIDGKSSKAIVLVVYGNREFDDALLELAELAQKANFQVIAAAAFIGEHSYSTAQKPIAANRPDANDLLQIHAFSSQIKVKMETANRDHLFALKQLPGNRPFVERKQRPALAPETNSSNCTLCGACAECCPTGAITVNRNVFTDAEKCIWCCACVKQCPEQARTFDVEIIQTIRERLFKNCAQRKEPQFFL is encoded by the coding sequence ATGGAATCAATAAACAGCATCTACTTTTCGCCAACTCACACCACAAAAACGATAGCAAACACGCTGGCTAACGATCTCTGTTCAAACCTTGTCAATCAGATTAACTTGACGAAGTCGGATTTTGAGATCAACACCGATCAATTTAACGCAGATTCGATCTCGATTATAGGCATGCCCGTCTATTCGGGGCGCTTGCCGCTCGATGCGGTCGTTCGTTTTCTGAATATCGATGGAAAAAGCTCAAAAGCAATCGTGCTTGTTGTTTACGGGAACCGGGAGTTCGACGACGCGTTGCTTGAGCTGGCTGAGCTTGCGCAAAAAGCAAATTTTCAGGTTATTGCTGCGGCTGCTTTTATCGGAGAACATTCGTACTCTACTGCTCAAAAGCCGATTGCAGCCAATCGGCCTGATGCTAATGATCTGCTGCAAATTCACGCATTCTCGAGCCAGATCAAAGTAAAAATGGAAACCGCTAATCGTGATCACCTATTCGCACTCAAGCAGCTACCAGGTAATCGACCTTTTGTAGAGCGCAAACAACGACCAGCCCTTGCACCCGAAACCAATAGCTCCAACTGCACCTTATGCGGAGCCTGCGCCGAATGTTGCCCGACAGGTGCCATAACGGTGAACAGGAACGTTTTTACCGATGCTGAGAAATGCATTTGGTGCTGTGCCTGCGTTAAGCAATGTCCGGAACAAGCGCGCACGTTCGATGTGGAAATTATTCAAACAATTCGCGAACGACTCTTTAAGAATTGCGCGCAAAGAAAAGAGCCGCAGTTTTTTCTTTGA
- a CDS encoding FGGY-family carbohydrate kinase → MKEVIAVFDIGKTNKKVLLFDQSLKLVFQHEQKFTCCADEDEFECDDIDRITDWIKTELTTIAKAGEYDLKAVNFSTYGASLMFLDAQGERLTPVYNYLKEVPSSITENLFANYGGKDEFCRRTASPALGLLLNSGIQILWLKQEKPDLFAKTASILHFPQYLAYTLNGKVVSEPTSIGCHTFMWDYDSMAYHPWIGDHKIELPQPVTNDVVFESEIGGKNVLVGTGIHDSSSSLVPYLKGSEEPFILVSTGTWCITMNPFNSEPLTADQLEQDCLCFLSPDKQQVKSSRLFMGHFHEVWAEKLATHFKTEGSYFKYVKCDESLLVKQEETFGSTSVFFPAGKESFEDGLKSVDLSIFASYEEAYTKLMIDLTNLCITAINLVIPENDSTSKLYISGGFARNPIYIHLLKEYFTQKEIITSEIDNASALGAALVVADVVGFKPEIKLALD, encoded by the coding sequence ATGAAAGAAGTTATTGCCGTATTCGATATTGGAAAAACCAACAAGAAAGTATTACTGTTCGACCAGTCGTTGAAACTGGTTTTCCAGCACGAACAGAAGTTTACATGTTGCGCCGACGAAGATGAGTTTGAGTGCGACGATATTGACCGGATTACCGATTGGATTAAAACTGAATTGACAACCATCGCGAAAGCCGGTGAGTACGATCTGAAGGCTGTTAACTTTTCAACTTACGGTGCTTCGCTGATGTTCCTGGATGCGCAGGGGGAGCGATTGACACCTGTGTACAACTATTTGAAGGAAGTTCCTTCATCAATCACCGAAAACTTATTTGCAAACTACGGTGGTAAAGACGAGTTCTGCCGTCGTACAGCTAGCCCGGCGTTAGGCTTGTTGCTGAATTCCGGTATTCAAATCCTGTGGTTGAAACAGGAAAAGCCGGACCTGTTCGCGAAGACAGCATCAATCCTGCACTTTCCGCAATATTTAGCTTATACTTTGAATGGAAAAGTAGTTTCTGAGCCGACATCAATCGGGTGCCACACTTTCATGTGGGACTACGATAGCATGGCTTACCATCCCTGGATTGGGGATCACAAAATTGAATTACCACAACCGGTAACCAACGACGTTGTTTTCGAAAGTGAAATTGGCGGAAAAAATGTGTTGGTAGGAACCGGGATTCACGATAGTTCTTCTTCACTCGTGCCTTATTTAAAAGGAAGTGAAGAACCGTTTATTTTGGTTTCAACCGGAACCTGGTGCATCACCATGAATCCGTTCAACAGCGAGCCTTTAACGGCTGACCAGTTGGAACAGGATTGCCTCTGTTTCCTTAGCCCGGACAAACAGCAAGTAAAATCTTCACGCCTGTTTATGGGGCACTTCCACGAAGTGTGGGCCGAAAAACTGGCGACACATTTCAAAACCGAAGGTTCCTATTTCAAGTATGTGAAATGTGATGAAAGCCTGTTGGTAAAACAAGAAGAAACGTTTGGCTCAACTTCCGTTTTCTTCCCAGCCGGGAAAGAAAGCTTCGAAGATGGCTTGAAGTCGGTTGATCTGAGCATTTTCGCCAGCTACGAAGAGGCTTACACGAAACTGATGATCGACTTAACAAACCTTTGTATTACTGCAATTAACCTGGTTATCCCCGAAAACGATTCAACCAGCAAACTGTATATCTCCGGTGGTTTCGCCCGTAACCCGATCTACATTCACTTATTGAAAGAATATTTCACTCAAAAAGAAATTATTACATCCGAGATTGACAATGCCAGTGCATTGGGTGCCGCCTTGGTGGTGGCCGATGTGGTTGGATTCAAGCCGGAAATTAAATTGGCTTTAGATTAA
- a CDS encoding MBL fold metallo-hydrolase — MKLTVLTENVAGGSFCAEHGLSYLIEHDEKTILLDTGHSDVFLKNASRLGFNLNEQVDQIVLSHGHWDHGDGLRYIQNKPLLTHPKSFMKRFRKHDHTNLGLRMSRQEVEKQFDLQVSATPVQISKHIFFLAEIPRVNNFEAQMTAFVDENGNEDFVPDDSALAFIENEALIIVTGCSHSGICNICEYAKKISGVNHIKTVIGGFHLKQNNLQTKETINYFMREKVETILPSHCTDLPALAAFQNQFSNPFVKTGQTHQF; from the coding sequence ATGAAACTAACGGTATTAACTGAAAACGTTGCCGGAGGCAGCTTTTGTGCGGAACACGGACTGTCGTACCTGATTGAGCATGATGAAAAAACCATCCTATTGGATACCGGACACAGTGATGTGTTCCTGAAAAATGCCAGTCGTTTGGGCTTCAATTTGAATGAGCAAGTTGATCAGATCGTTCTCAGCCATGGTCATTGGGATCACGGGGACGGCTTGAGATACATTCAAAATAAGCCGTTGCTGACGCATCCAAAATCGTTTATGAAGCGTTTTCGGAAACACGATCACACAAATTTAGGCTTGCGCATGAGCCGCCAGGAAGTTGAAAAACAGTTTGATCTGCAGGTTTCAGCCACTCCTGTTCAAATTTCCAAACACATCTTTTTCCTGGCTGAGATTCCAAGAGTAAACAATTTCGAAGCGCAAATGACTGCTTTTGTTGACGAAAACGGGAACGAAGATTTTGTTCCCGATGATTCGGCACTGGCTTTCATCGAAAACGAGGCCTTGATCATCGTGACCGGTTGCAGCCATTCCGGCATCTGCAACATCTGCGAATACGCCAAAAAGATTAGCGGAGTCAATCACATCAAAACCGTGATTGGCGGCTTCCATCTGAAACAAAATAACCTTCAAACGAAGGAAACCATCAACTATTTCATGCGGGAAAAAGTTGAAACGATACTCCCTTCACATTGCACTGACTTACCGGCATTGGCTGCCTTTCAAAACCAATTTTCGAACCCGTTCGTCAAGACCGGGCAAACACATCAATTCTAA
- a CDS encoding MFS transporter — MTPYKSYRENPMYKYLILLVVASALGFQGWRTLFNNFAVDVVGVNSVQIGIIQSVREIPGFLTFFVVYLLLIFVEHRFAALSVMLLGVGVFLTGMFPSFGGLLMTIVIMSVGFHFFETCNQSLSLQYFQGDRVPQVLAKLKSFGALTNVCVGAFIWIISKQLELHSIFYIIGAIVVVLGAYALTRNPVDETLPPQHKKLILKKKYWLFYTLNFLSGARRQIFVVFAVFILVEKYHFSVGHITTLFVANNIITYFLSPYVGKAINKFGERTMLSIEYGSLLLVFLGYALVENRNFATGLYLVDNLFFSFSIAINSFFRKYAEPKDIAPSMAVGFTINHISAVVLPAIGGILWTIDWRIPFLAGAFIVSLSLFFTQYIRKYEARLVKA; from the coding sequence ATGACTCCATACAAAAGTTATCGGGAAAACCCGATGTACAAATACTTGATCCTGCTGGTTGTTGCCTCTGCATTGGGCTTCCAGGGCTGGCGAACACTTTTCAATAATTTTGCGGTCGATGTGGTTGGCGTCAATTCCGTTCAAATCGGTATCATCCAATCTGTCCGCGAAATTCCCGGTTTCCTGACCTTCTTTGTGGTTTACTTGCTGCTTATTTTTGTCGAACACCGGTTTGCCGCGCTGTCTGTCATGCTTTTGGGAGTTGGCGTATTTCTGACCGGAATGTTCCCTAGTTTTGGTGGCTTGCTGATGACGATTGTGATCATGTCGGTTGGCTTTCACTTTTTCGAAACCTGCAACCAATCACTAAGTTTGCAGTATTTCCAGGGCGATCGCGTGCCTCAGGTACTGGCCAAACTGAAAAGTTTTGGAGCATTAACAAATGTCTGCGTTGGCGCTTTTATCTGGATTATTTCGAAGCAACTGGAGCTACATTCAATCTTCTATATCATCGGAGCTATTGTGGTCGTGTTGGGCGCCTATGCACTTACCCGCAATCCGGTTGACGAAACTCTCCCACCGCAACACAAGAAATTAATTCTGAAGAAAAAATACTGGTTGTTCTATACACTGAACTTTCTAAGTGGTGCACGCCGGCAGATTTTCGTTGTTTTTGCCGTGTTTATCCTGGTTGAAAAATACCATTTCTCAGTTGGGCACATCACAACGCTGTTTGTCGCCAACAATATCATCACTTATTTTCTAAGTCCCTATGTTGGCAAAGCCATTAACAAATTTGGAGAACGCACCATGCTGAGCATCGAGTACGGAAGTTTGTTGCTCGTGTTTCTGGGCTATGCGCTTGTGGAAAACCGGAACTTTGCAACCGGTCTGTACCTTGTTGACAACCTGTTTTTCAGCTTTTCAATCGCAATCAACAGCTTCTTCCGAAAATACGCCGAACCGAAGGACATCGCTCCTTCCATGGCTGTAGGCTTCACCATCAATCACATCTCGGCCGTCGTTTTGCCGGCTATTGGCGGTATATTGTGGACAATCGACTGGCGGATCCCGTTTCTGGCAGGAGCTTTCATCGTTAGCCTGTCGCTGTTTTTCACCCAATATATCCGAAAGTACGAGGCTCGATTAGTTAAGGCATAA
- a CDS encoding class II aldolase/adducin family protein, with the protein MRKLDTKLMHPRDQITMIIDKIYRSGLTTTSGGNISIIDENGDIWVTPSAIDKGTLRASDIVCVRKDGTIDGRHKPSSEFPFHKAIYECRPEIKAVIHAHPPALVSLSIVRQIPNTNIIPQAKYICGDIGYADYALPGSDELGDVIAKEFEKGFNGVIMENHGTVVGGTDMVDAYQRFETLEFCCRTIIYGSQIGTPNYLSDEQIEEFESQIPRLLPEMDAVEHPSDERAIREDICKIVHRACDQGLMISSYGTVSVRWRGDDFLITPPQVSRWDIQHEDIVQIKGGKREPGKVPSRSTWLHQEIYKRNPHINSIILTQTPYLMAYSVTNEKLDVRTIPESWIFLQDIPNMPFGSHFAGEEGILNTISKDTPAVLVNNDSVIVTGDKLLGTFDKLEVAEFSAKSLVMGASLGKLVPINDEQVEDLRKKFLS; encoded by the coding sequence ATGAGAAAATTAGACACCAAATTGATGCATCCGCGTGATCAGATCACGATGATCATTGATAAGATTTACCGCAGTGGTTTGACAACTACTTCTGGGGGTAACATTTCAATTATCGATGAAAACGGAGACATCTGGGTTACTCCTTCTGCAATTGACAAGGGAACTTTGCGTGCATCTGATATCGTATGTGTACGTAAAGATGGTACGATTGATGGTCGTCACAAACCGTCTTCTGAATTCCCTTTCCATAAAGCGATTTATGAATGCCGCCCTGAAATTAAAGCGGTTATTCACGCTCACCCGCCGGCACTGGTATCCCTCAGTATCGTGCGTCAAATTCCAAACACCAACATCATCCCGCAAGCCAAATACATCTGTGGCGATATCGGTTATGCTGATTACGCCTTGCCGGGTAGTGATGAGTTGGGTGATGTGATTGCCAAAGAATTTGAAAAAGGATTCAACGGTGTAATCATGGAAAACCACGGAACTGTAGTTGGTGGTACCGACATGGTTGACGCTTACCAACGTTTCGAAACGCTGGAGTTCTGCTGTCGCACCATCATCTACGGTAGCCAAATTGGTACGCCAAACTATTTGTCAGACGAGCAAATTGAAGAGTTTGAATCTCAAATTCCTCGTTTGTTGCCTGAAATGGACGCTGTAGAGCATCCTTCTGACGAACGTGCAATTCGCGAAGACATCTGTAAAATCGTTCACCGTGCCTGCGATCAAGGTTTGATGATCAGCTCATACGGAACAGTTTCTGTGCGCTGGAGAGGCGACGACTTCCTGATCACTCCTCCGCAAGTTTCTCGTTGGGATATCCAACACGAAGACATTGTACAAATTAAAGGTGGAAAACGCGAGCCGGGAAAAGTTCCAAGCCGTTCAACCTGGTTGCACCAGGAAATCTACAAGCGCAACCCGCACATCAACTCAATTATTTTGACACAGACACCTTATTTGATGGCGTACAGTGTTACCAATGAAAAGTTGGATGTTCGTACAATTCCGGAAAGCTGGATCTTCCTGCAAGATATTCCAAACATGCCGTTTGGTTCTCACTTCGCAGGCGAGGAAGGTATTTTGAATACCATTTCAAAAGACACTCCGGCTGTGTTGGTAAACAACGATTCAGTAATCGTTACCGGCGACAAGTTGCTGGGAACTTTCGATAAATTGGAAGTAGCCGAATTTAGCGCGAAATCACTGGTGATGGGTGCTTCATTGGGTAAACTTGTTCCAATTAACGACGAACAAGTTGAAGACCTTCGCAAGAAATTCTTAAGCTAG